In a single window of the Niabella ginsenosidivorans genome:
- the rpiA gene encoding ribose-5-phosphate isomerase RpiA, with protein sequence MNEQEKKNAALKAVTYIKEGQIIGLGTGSTAYFAIQSVGEMVKEGLTIKAIPTSEETKKMAAALAIPLADINEVTAIDITIDGADEFDSKLQLIKGGGGALLREKIVASITQQQIIIADSSKQVEKLGAFKVPVEVIPFASNAVARKLSALNGRAVLRNRNGQVYLTDQHNYILDVDFGLIDDPAALAKELDHITGVVEHGLFIDLASMVICGKGNVVTIYQR encoded by the coding sequence ATGAACGAACAGGAAAAAAAGAACGCCGCTCTAAAAGCGGTAACCTATATAAAAGAAGGGCAAATAATAGGTTTGGGTACGGGCTCTACTGCCTATTTTGCCATTCAGAGCGTTGGGGAAATGGTAAAGGAAGGATTGACGATCAAAGCCATTCCTACATCAGAAGAAACAAAAAAGATGGCAGCAGCGCTGGCTATTCCTTTGGCAGATATTAATGAAGTTACTGCAATTGACATAACCATTGATGGGGCTGATGAGTTTGATAGCAAGCTACAATTAATAAAGGGTGGCGGCGGCGCATTGTTGCGGGAAAAAATTGTGGCATCCATTACGCAACAACAGATCATTATTGCCGATTCATCCAAGCAGGTTGAAAAACTGGGCGCCTTTAAAGTTCCGGTTGAAGTAATTCCCTTTGCATCCAATGCCGTGGCCCGTAAGCTAAGCGCTTTAAACGGAAGAGCGGTTTTACGCAACAGGAACGGCCAGGTGTATCTTACTGACCAGCACAATTACATCCTTGACGTAGACTTTGGGCTTATTGATGATCCGGCTGCTCTTGCAAAAGAGCTGGATCATATTACAGGAGTGGTGGAACATGGCCTGTTCATTGACCTGGCTTCAATGGTCATCTGCGGCAAAGGAAACGTGGTAACTATTTATCAACGCTAA
- a CDS encoding aspartate aminotransferase family protein has product MNQRELFLRHVAQTSSAPLTLEVSKAKGTSLFDRNGKEYIDLIGGISVANTGHGHPAVIDAIKKQLDAYLHVMVYGEVVQSPQVQYAQLLADHLPDSLNSVYFTNSGAEAVEGAMKLAKRSTNRTKIIAAKNSYHGSTQGALSILGDEYWRNAYRPLLPGILHVNYNSYDWLHEINETTACVILETVQAEGGIIAPQKEWIQAVRQQCAATGTLLVLDEIQAGFGRTGKLWGFQHFDVVPDILLLGKALGGGMPLGAFISDRKIMMTLTENPVLGHITTFGGHPVSCAAGHAALNVLLEEQLAEGVAAKEALFSSLLQHPKIKSIHSFGLWMAVDLGTFEANKKLIDAILQNKEMGVFTDWFLFAPSAFRVCPPLTIAEEIIEKACAIIIKTLNTLA; this is encoded by the coding sequence ATGAATCAGCGCGAACTTTTTTTAAGGCATGTAGCACAAACTTCTTCGGCTCCGCTCACTCTTGAAGTTTCAAAAGCAAAGGGTACCAGTCTTTTTGACAGAAACGGTAAAGAATATATTGACCTCATTGGCGGCATCAGTGTGGCCAATACCGGGCATGGGCATCCGGCTGTGATTGATGCCATTAAAAAGCAACTGGATGCTTACCTGCACGTAATGGTTTACGGAGAAGTGGTGCAGAGCCCTCAGGTACAGTATGCCCAACTGCTTGCTGACCATTTACCGGATTCCCTCAATTCTGTTTATTTTACCAATTCAGGAGCAGAAGCTGTGGAAGGGGCTATGAAACTGGCAAAACGTTCTACCAACCGCACAAAGATCATCGCGGCAAAAAACTCCTATCACGGCTCTACGCAAGGCGCATTGAGCATTTTGGGAGATGAATACTGGCGCAATGCCTACCGGCCTCTATTACCCGGTATTTTACATGTTAATTACAACTCTTACGACTGGCTGCATGAAATTAATGAAACAACAGCCTGCGTTATTTTAGAAACCGTTCAGGCCGAAGGAGGAATTATAGCCCCACAAAAAGAATGGATACAGGCAGTACGGCAACAATGTGCTGCAACGGGCACATTACTGGTGCTGGATGAGATACAGGCGGGATTCGGGCGCACCGGGAAATTATGGGGCTTTCAGCATTTTGACGTGGTGCCCGATATTTTATTACTGGGCAAAGCCCTGGGCGGAGGAATGCCGTTGGGCGCTTTTATAAGCGACCGGAAAATAATGATGACCCTTACAGAAAACCCTGTATTAGGCCATATCACTACGTTTGGAGGGCATCCTGTTTCCTGTGCTGCCGGCCATGCCGCGCTAAATGTATTACTGGAAGAGCAACTGGCTGAAGGTGTAGCCGCAAAAGAAGCGTTATTCAGCTCTTTATTACAACACCCGAAGATCAAAAGCATTCATTCCTTTGGCTTATGGATGGCTGTTGATTTAGGAACATTTGAGGCAAATAAAAAGCTGATTGATGCCATTCTTCAAAATAAAGAGATGGGTGTATTTACCGATTGGTTCTTATTTGCTCCCTCCGCGTTCAGGGTCTGCCCGCCGCTTACCATTGCTGAAGAAATCATTGAAAAAGCCTGTGCCATTATCATCAAAACATTAAATACCTTAGCATGA
- a CDS encoding SusC/RagA family TonB-linked outer membrane protein, with amino-acid sequence MLKTKKTNAFCGRAMLGCFLTLLSFIPPAGFTRNAIPMDFAHQQAPVKGKVTDENKTPLEGVTVTEKGTQNSTVTRADGTFSLTVSSDTSVLVFSAIGYQTLEVAAAAASEVTLVKQAQTIDEVVVVGYGSQKKSDLTGSVATISSKNLSEINAPNFVDKIQGRVPGMNINTGNAKPGEVASMTVRGENSISASNQPLIILDGVPFNGSFNDISTSSIENVSVLKDASSTAIYGSRAANGVIIVTTKKGQNGKPRVAYNGYVGVQTVERRLHLMNGPEYIQYMRDYQASKGKTGDELDPENYLFANVLEQWKKGEEVNWQDEVFNKAALVQEHQLSISGGSEKSNYYASVGYLNQDGLVKNTSYERYNVALGLNQTLLPWLKSGLNVQLSQGNTNGVQPSIDNAVKLSPYGKNRDENGNRVLYPMYAQTLYPNPFADENGLDDNTRRTVFAAGFLDAKLPINGLSFKTSFGTNYRHEFTGQYYGANTFSGMSMNGYGQIDNSDYFDWTWENLLTYDRSFGDHKLNVVGLYSAQKTNLKTSSLYGEDFIIDNGYNNLESASKNQKINSNLTNTALISYMGRINYGFKDRYLLTLTGRSDGYSAFSPNNKWAFFPSVAGAWVISREDFFNSKLFNQLKLRLSYGENGNQGVTAYQTFDRLTKIQYLFGDGAPAENGLVINYNGIGSKNLKWETTRSFNIGVDFGLLENRISGSLDFYKTHTFDLLLSRQVPVMNGYNSIWDNVGKTQNTGIELALSSRNIVHEDFSWNTDLTFAYNKNKILELRGDGKNDLTNAWLIGEPIRVFYDYNVIGVWQESDDIKNSWQPNAKPGDAKLEDVNHDGKITADDRKVIGSKMPAYTMGLGNSFQYKNWSLSLFLTGAFDVTKENNFANIERFLPNNGGNFLSDIPYWTPERPSTEYVSPGYTPVNNHSYYLDASYLKIKDVSLGYAFPVDKWNVKGITGIKAFINARNLYTFTKVKGYNPEALSVSATTGNPTTTNVLSPYPVARTVSLGVNVQF; translated from the coding sequence ATGCTTAAAACAAAAAAAACGAACGCTTTCTGTGGGCGGGCGATGCTTGGCTGCTTTCTGACATTGTTATCGTTCATTCCCCCGGCCGGGTTTACCAGGAATGCAATACCAATGGATTTTGCACATCAGCAGGCGCCGGTAAAAGGAAAAGTTACAGATGAAAATAAAACTCCATTGGAAGGAGTTACGGTTACTGAAAAAGGCACACAAAATAGTACGGTAACCCGTGCAGATGGTACGTTCAGCCTTACCGTAAGTTCTGATACATCTGTACTGGTTTTTTCGGCAATAGGATATCAGACCCTTGAAGTAGCGGCAGCAGCGGCTTCGGAGGTTACACTGGTAAAGCAGGCGCAAACGATAGATGAGGTAGTAGTGGTGGGCTATGGTTCTCAGAAGAAATCCGATCTTACAGGTAGTGTTGCCACCATCAGCTCCAAAAACCTTTCAGAAATCAATGCCCCGAATTTTGTTGATAAGATCCAGGGGCGTGTACCGGGTATGAATATCAATACCGGCAATGCAAAACCCGGAGAGGTGGCGTCTATGACGGTACGGGGCGAAAACTCCATTTCAGCATCCAATCAGCCACTGATTATTTTAGATGGAGTGCCCTTTAATGGTTCTTTTAATGATATCAGCACCAGCTCTATTGAAAATGTATCGGTTCTGAAAGATGCCTCCTCCACCGCCATTTACGGGTCGCGGGCTGCCAATGGCGTTATTATAGTTACTACAAAAAAAGGGCAGAACGGGAAACCGCGGGTGGCCTATAACGGCTATGTGGGCGTTCAAACAGTAGAAAGAAGATTGCATTTAATGAACGGACCGGAATATATCCAGTATATGCGCGATTATCAGGCATCCAAAGGAAAAACAGGTGATGAACTGGATCCTGAAAATTATTTATTTGCAAATGTTCTGGAACAATGGAAAAAGGGTGAGGAAGTGAACTGGCAGGATGAAGTATTTAATAAAGCGGCATTGGTACAGGAGCACCAGTTAAGTATATCCGGGGGCAGTGAAAAATCAAATTATTATGCATCAGTAGGCTATCTGAACCAGGATGGGCTGGTAAAAAATACTTCCTATGAGCGTTATAACGTAGCGCTCGGGTTGAACCAAACGCTGCTGCCCTGGCTGAAATCGGGCTTAAATGTACAGCTTTCTCAGGGAAACACGAACGGCGTTCAGCCAAGTATTGATAATGCTGTAAAGCTGAGCCCCTATGGCAAGAACAGGGATGAAAACGGGAACCGTGTGCTGTATCCCATGTACGCGCAAACGCTTTACCCCAATCCCTTTGCGGATGAAAACGGACTTGATGATAATACCCGCAGAACCGTTTTTGCGGCAGGCTTCCTGGATGCCAAATTACCTATAAATGGCCTGAGTTTTAAAACCTCCTTCGGAACCAACTACCGGCACGAGTTTACCGGTCAGTATTATGGCGCCAATACGTTTAGCGGCATGAGCATGAACGGGTACGGACAAATCGATAATTCAGATTATTTTGACTGGACCTGGGAAAACCTCCTGACCTATGACCGCAGTTTCGGAGATCATAAACTAAATGTGGTAGGGCTGTACAGTGCACAGAAAACAAACCTCAAAACCTCTTCTTTATACGGAGAGGATTTCATTATTGATAACGGGTACAATAATCTTGAATCTGCTTCAAAAAACCAGAAGATCAACTCCAATCTTACCAACACTGCGTTGATCTCCTATATGGGAAGGATCAATTATGGTTTTAAGGACCGTTATTTATTAACGCTTACCGGCAGATCAGATGGTTACAGTGCTTTTTCACCCAATAATAAATGGGCGTTTTTCCCTTCTGTTGCAGGAGCATGGGTCATATCCCGGGAAGACTTTTTTAACAGCAAGCTGTTCAACCAGCTAAAATTAAGATTGTCCTACGGTGAAAACGGAAACCAGGGTGTAACCGCCTATCAGACCTTTGATCGTTTAACAAAGATCCAGTACCTGTTCGGAGACGGTGCTCCCGCAGAAAACGGGCTGGTGATTAATTACAACGGTATCGGAAGTAAAAACCTGAAATGGGAAACAACCCGCTCATTTAACATCGGTGTTGATTTCGGCTTGCTGGAAAACCGGATCAGCGGTAGCCTCGACTTTTATAAAACACACACCTTTGACCTGTTGCTGAGCCGCCAGGTGCCGGTAATGAACGGCTATAATTCTATATGGGACAATGTGGGTAAAACACAGAACACAGGAATAGAGCTGGCGCTGAGCAGTCGTAATATTGTGCACGAGGATTTCTCCTGGAATACGGATCTGACCTTTGCCTATAATAAGAATAAAATTCTTGAATTGCGCGGCGATGGCAAAAATGATCTGACCAATGCCTGGCTGATCGGTGAGCCGATCCGGGTTTTCTATGATTACAATGTTATTGGGGTATGGCAGGAATCAGATGATATAAAAAACTCCTGGCAGCCCAATGCAAAACCGGGTGATGCAAAGCTGGAGGACGTTAATCATGATGGGAAAATAACTGCTGATGACCGCAAAGTCATCGGCTCCAAGATGCCGGCGTATACAATGGGTCTGGGCAATAGTTTTCAATATAAAAACTGGTCCCTGTCCTTATTTCTTACCGGCGCTTTTGATGTGACCAAAGAGAATAATTTTGCTAATATTGAGCGCTTTTTGCCCAATAACGGCGGCAACTTCCTGTCAGATATTCCTTACTGGACGCCCGAACGCCCCAGCACGGAATATGTATCACCGGGGTATACACCGGTCAATAATCACTCTTATTACCTTGATGCCTCTTACTTAAAAATAAAGGACGTGTCGCTGGGCTATGCTTTCCCGGTAGATAAATGGAATGTAAAAGGGATTACAGGTATAAAGGCCTTCATCAATGCCAGGAACCTGTACACGTTTACAAAAGTAAAAGGGTATAACCCGGAAGCACTTTCTGTAAGCGCAACAACGGGCAACCCCACAACAACAAATGTTCTTTCGCCCTACCCGGTGGCGCGTACTGTTTCACTGGGTGTGAATGTTCAATTTTAA